The Pyrus communis chromosome 8, drPyrComm1.1, whole genome shotgun sequence region TAAATGCCCAATTGGAACTAGCGCCAATCTTTTCGAAAGCCCAATTAGAACAAACATCTCTTTTCGAAAGCCCGACGAACAAACCATAATCTTCAAAACTAACGCCTCTTTTCGAAAGCCCAACTGGAACTAATGCTAATCTTTTCAAAAACCCAATTGGAATGAATGTCTTTTTCTGAAAGCCCGATAAATAAATCTCTTGATATGTTGGAACCAACATCACTTTTCGAAAGTCCAGTTGGAACAAACGCTAATATTTTCGAAAGCCCAACTGAAACTAACGCCTCGTTTCGAAAGCCCCAATCACCAAatatctcctttttttttttaatatctttttgggaattgttattagcactccaaaaatctcattctacattccaaactttctatattaggaaagaaaaatacacttgtgaggagtgtaaaatgagatttttggagtgccaataacacttcccatcttttttttttcctccttttttctcttcttcatgGTAGCAGAAATTTATCTTCTTCTAAAAATTGTAGAAAATCTTCATCCTCAGGTTCATAGCATGTGGGTGCATGAAGAAAATTAGCTTCGTTCACCCATAGGGAAGCACTAATTGCAAAGTGCAACCAAGAATCGAACTCTGCTCTGATACCAGGTTGAAAATAAAGGGTTTAGAGTAGATTTAGAATTCTCTACAATCTCACAATTCTCAAATACTACTTCAATAATTTATTCTTCTCCATAAGGAAGTATTTATAAGATTACAAATGAGCAATActagaaaataaatcaaaagaattaTTTGTCTACAAGACAAGGAAACCTagaccaaatcaaatcatatcaaaaccctaattaaatcatataaaatcactaattaaatcaaatcctaaatattttcttttttattttccaacatACATAACATAATTTAGGCCCCATTTGATCTCTAATATTTGATTTAAGGTATACTGAAAGTAGATGAtaaatattttatcattttaaaaaaagaTTGGAACATGATTCTAAATATTGCTAGGCGGTAGATGGGCTGCGAGAAGGGCATGCGCCTCCacaattgttttatttaatttaatttattatttactaTATAAATAGGTGTCTACTTATACTTAATGGGTCTGTTTTTAGAAGCTTTGCTGCTGCTAGATTTGTGATTCAAAATGAGCTTGGTTGCCCTATTATTGTTGGTGCTAGGAATTTTGGAGAATATACATTTTTTGTGGTTGAGGCGTTAGCGTTACAGTATGCTCTCAAGTTTGTAAAATTAAAGGGATTTCTGAAGATCAGTATGAGGTAGATTCCAAGTTGGTTATTGATGCAGTTCAGAACAAGTCTTGCACACCATGGAGGCTCAGAGCTATTATTGAAGATAGCCATTGTCTGGCGTCCTTGTTTCACCATGTGAATTCAAATCATATTTATCGTGAGGTAAACTTTATAACGGATGGCTATTACTAGTGTtggtgtcacatcccagctcgggcccccatcacatcccgagctcgactctaccgtaacacgatattgttcgtCGTTTTGgaccctgaccacgccctcacggttttgtttctggaaactcacacgagaacctcccagtgggtcacccgtcatgggattgctctcgcgcaatCTCACTTAATttcagagttccaatggaacccgaagccactgagttcccaaaaggcctcgtgctaggtagagatgagaatatacatataaggcttacaggatccactcccttggacgatgtgggatcttcTAGTTGGTTTGTTAatctttgaattattttttattataatggGTTTGGTTGTACTAGAGGATTcaactttctttgttaaccaaaaaataaaacttctcaAAGTGCCTAGGCGTTTCTGTGTCAACAATTATGTGCCTAGGTGTTTCTGTATCAACAATTATGTGTCTTCTCAAAGTCAaagcttcttcttcctcttcttttcatTGGTTTCAAATATGGAGGTTGGGGGATTGGGCGTTTTTGGAGATGTTATCGTTTCAAATCGAAGCACTAATGGTATGTTTACTAATTCGTAATGGAAATGAAGACAATGAGTTGGATTATGGTTAATGAGTATTCATCTGTTTATTAGACAAGGAGAAATTAAAATGGGCGTCTACATGAAATAAGGAATTCAATTTCtcattttggtaaaatttaatTCTTTGGAGAGAGGTAAAATTCGGATTCCGAAGTCTATTATTATTATGAGTGATGTCACACAATTTATAAAATTCCAagtttacctttttttttaattttttttttttaacaaacgatattaactGCACTAAAGGAAAGAGGTGAGCTTAGCTTGGGCTAGtagtaatgtggttcaaatagTAATAATTATCTTTATCTTAACTACCTATTAACAATACCTTAGGGTGAAACGGCAATTGGTCTTATACCACAAAATAAAACATGGGCATTAATATAATTTTGCACATaccaaattttgttattttttttcacccatATGTCATCATAGCATATCTCtaattttataaaacaaaaaaaaaaaaaaaaaaaaaaatatatatatatatatatatatatatatatatatctctccaTTCCCACGTTTTCTCTCTTTCACTCCCTTTCTTTCACATTTCTCTCCAACTTCCCTctccaaaataaaatataaaaaaacaaaaaacaacttCATACACAAAGtgtcataataattaataacatttttgaagaaaatttaaaactttattagaataaaaaatatggctcgtgattaaaataattttgttcGGTTCTTTTTGAattacaattttattaaaataatgtttttggtgaaaaaagaCATTTTTATTATCTCTATGAATTAACATATACAATATTTTATGGGGGCAACTATTATTGACACTTCataaatgtaacatcccacatcgtccaggggagtggatcctgtaagccttatatgtatatttctatttctacctagcacgaagccttttgagagctcactggctttggagtTCACcgaaactccaaagttaagcaagtttgcacaagagcaatcccaagatgtgtgacccattgggaaattcttgtgtgagttcccaaaaacaaaaccgtgagggcgtagtggGAGCCTAAGGCGgataatatcatgctacggtagaGTCAAGCCCGGAATGTGGTAGgggcccggaccgggatgtgacaataaatCTAATTGTGTACTCTAGTAACAGTGCTGATTATGAGATTTTAGGGGCTTGTGCGGAAGATAATAAATGGGCCcttgtataaatttttttgcaACAAAGCTAATTTATACGTTTATAGTTGTATTAATAAGGGATCTAAATGGAGTATAAGTTGTGAGTTATAgttcaaatcaacaaaaatctagaaaataaataaataaaaacgcaATGATGGCAGAGCTGAACTAGAGACTCCTCTTATGCATATAGATACCACATTTCTCTTATTCACATGCAGAATCTAGAAAAATTTATAGCGATGAAATCACAAACCAAGTTGGTAGATATGTAGATGATATCATCTTTTATGGGGTTCTTAGGACTGGGGCCTGTGTAGGGGCACCTATTGCACATGTCCATAACCTACATTGTCTCataagactttttttatttatttttttaaatataaaaagtttaaagTGCACTTTAAAAATTTTTAGAATGCCCATAACAATTCtctattttatttaatgaagCACGTTAGTAATTATATTGGTTTTCTAAATTAGTATATAACTTTCATGGAATCGATATTCTTAACtgattccaaaaaaatttagtaaaAAGCTATAATAGGAATTCGATTTCTGACTATATCCCATTACAACTTCTCAATTCCAATCAACATCAACTCAAGTCCTCTAATTTCAATTACAAATTAGTAAACGAGCCACATAAATAGGATAGGAAACGTGGCGGCATAGGAACCACGAGAACCCCTACTAGTAAAAGGAAAACGGCAGTTTACAGGATCAAGGCTCACTTCATGTGGTACAAATACATGAAGGCAAAATTCTGACAAGAATGTAAACgtattgaatttgaaaaaaattataaaatcctTTCAACTTCCTCACCCTGAAATATTAAGActagaataaaataaagaatctCCCACCCCCTGTATCAGTAACGTGTCAACAATATATTTTGTGGTTATAGTTTTCTGAGGCTCAATCATCCTTTTAACATACCTGTGCGTTTTGTAAGCCATCAGAGGCTTCTACTGCAATCTTTCGGTCCACATAGACATCATTTACTAATTGCAGGCACCTCCTAAAATGTTGTGAAGCACCTTCAACTTCCCCAAGAGCAAGATAACAGCTTTAACAATTTTAAGAAGAGATGCAATGAGGGAAGCTCATGTtattatatgaaaataaaagcAATTATGGATTTGTGACACAGAAATTCTATGCCCGAACTCAAAAATTAAAGCAACAAGGCACATTCAATAGGAGATCAAATATGACTAATCACAAAACTAGCACAACAACAGATGCAAATTATGAGAAGTGGAAATTTGAGAGCCAGTTAAATATCTTAATTAGAACCATACAATCCAAGATCAACTACTCAATATTGCACATTTGCTGGTAACTACAAAATTCTAGCAATCAATCATATTCAAAATTAACCAAGAATTATACCAAGAGTTGTTTAAATATTGTAAAGTGAACTGTCAGTAAAAACGTACTAGATCTCATGAGATGTTTGCATAACTCATCCGATTTTATGTCCGAAATTGAGATGAATGAAAAATGAAGCTGCATTAGTGCAGAAGTTCATGATGGAAATTCCAaagaaaaaatatcaaataGTAAAGAGATACTCACTTGGAACCTCTAACCTGCACATTGAGGAAGTTGGGATCAATTGCAGCAGCCATCATACAGTCCCCAAGTGCATCTCTTATTCTTCCAAGAGTCATACGTGTTGCTAAACAGTTGCTATAGCATAGCATTAATGCCCTAAGACAACTTCTAGATGTCACATTTCTAGAAACACAATTTACTCATTGTGTATAGCAGTCCTCAGCTTTAGGCAGATCCCCATCAGAGTAAGCTTGGTTTCCCCTGGAAATGTATCACATTCAACAAAAAGAAGCTACTCTTTAGCACCGAGGTATATTACTCCACGCAGAAGCCCAAATATAACTAAAAGGAACGTCATACAATGAGTTTAAACATAAACAACGATGATTAAAGTGATTATAACTTCTGACCGTAGTCGCCACTTTTCAAATGCTTCCTGAGCTGCGGCTGCTTCAGCAGAGAAAGAAACAGTCTCTTGCTTCAACTCCTGTTCCTTACGCACTCCAGAATTATCTCCATGTCTGCGTTGTGGGTTAGATGACTCTATTTTCTGATAATGTCCCGGTGACATATGTGCTGAAGTGCCAGAATAGGGCAAAAAAACTGTGAAGAAGATGATTCATATGGAATCTTAACATTTGGAACTACAGTATTGGTCTCTTGACCCGctttttcagaattttcttttttccggaGGCGTTTTGATGCAGATACTTGACTTTGAGCAGCAGAAGAGGCAACAGAGGAAACCAATGTGTATCCTTCCGTCAGTATCATGGCTCTCCAAGTATGAGCCTGAACTGGCTTCAGTTTCTGCCCAAGTATGAGAGTTATCACCATTAAAGTCTAACTCCTCAGCTGTAGACTTAAAGCTTTCAGTTTCTACCTCGGACATAGATCCTTCAAGAGTGCCTTCAGCATCAGCACTACCATCGTGACGGTACTCAAAACTGCCCTCTTTTGCTTCTCTGTTTGTTGCATCAACTTCATTTATATCCAGACGTTCTGTAGCCATAGCTAGATCTACATCAATAAGAATAAGATTATTTGAAACTGTAGGTACTGAACAAGTGACCAAATTGTTGTTAGGTAGATTAAATGACAGAAGAGTACCTTTTCTTCCATCAAAAGTATCCTTTATGTTCAGATTCTTCATCTTATCTGGAAGTACATTTTCTGAGGTTCCGGCTAATGAATAACTATCCTTTTTACTATTTCCAAAGGCAAACTTATTCACATCATCGGCAGAAGGCCTGTCAGTACTTCGATCCAGCTGCACAGTCTCTTTAATGTTCAATCTCTTCTTCAACTCATTTGGTAGCTCTGGTTCCACGTTTTGGCCCAAAGAACCAAGCACATTGTCGATACTACCCGAACCAAACTTGGTCTTATCAttagcattgaaattaaactttTGATCCTTACCTGCCTCAACAGATTCACGCTTCTCAGCACCTTCAATGTTCAATTTCCTCATATCCTTGGGAAGCTTTGACACAATGCTTTCATCAATACTAGGGTTCTTCTTATTACCATTTCCAAAAACGAAACCACCTTTATCCAATCCCGGAGCTGAATTCAAACTTCTTGCATTAAAAGTGAAAGCACCCACTTTGGTATTCAAAAACTCATTGCCGCTCCCAATTTTCAAATTCCTCATCTCATCAATCACTCCTTTCCCCAAACCTCCACTAGAATCCCATTTCCCCGAATTGACAGTCGGATCAATCCTATGGGCCCCAAACAATTTTGCCTCATTTCCAGTCTTAGGGGTCCCAAATGCCCCAGAAGCTGAAGTTCCGGCTTCTGCCCCGGATGAGACTGGATTCCACCTCTCCAAAGACGTTCGAAACGGATTAAATCCGGGACAAAACTCAGTTTCCTGAGAGGCTGCCGGCTTCAAAACCTGAAAGGCCGAGCCCCTCCTCACCTTCACAAGCCTTGGCCTCGAAAGCCCCGACCCCTGCCGTGAAACGGGCGGGGTATTGAAGCTGAAACTGGAGTTTAACTCCTTCGAATTCGAAGGTGCATCCCCGAATTTGACGAGTCCATGGTGCTTGACAAACTTTAATATTGCTCGGACTGATCTGGCAACGAAAACCCAGTTTAATCAAACGAGAAGGGCCGAGAAATCTGACCGATATTGAGGTTTGCTTGTTGCTGCTGATGGGGGTGCACCGGAGCTCTGGTCTCCAGAAACGCCGGCTAATGCCAACGCCGGAGTCATCAAATCATCAGACGGTTGAGGATTGATTGATTGAAGATCGTGAGGCTTGATCAAATCTTGGTTTGTTTGTGGTCAATATTAACGATTGAATgcaaaacatatataaaaaaagaaaaaaaaaatggacctATTAATGATTAAAAGGTCAAGCTTTTGGGTTTGGGTGATGCGTTCGGATTTGGGTTTTGGTTAGAAGTTGGAAGGAAGGGGAAAGCAAACGGAGGTTGTTTCCAGAAGGGTCACGGATTACAACATcggatttggttttttttcttttcagttttcccAACCCACCTCTACGGTTAAGTACGGATAATCATCCAATTTTTCAAGGTGATTTCATATTGgtaccaattttttaaaaacatttcaaatatctacctaatattttgaaaattggaCATCTATGAAGTTACAAGTGTTAAGTAGTGACATAAACTAATATCCCCATGGACATGTTTGTGATTTCACTTGCACAAAAAATGTCTGTTGAGGCCCAAAAAAATGTCTTGAGCAAGCCCGACCTGGTCTCAAAGTCCAATTTTCACGCGAGTCCCAAGTCAAGCCTATATACATGCAAAGATGTGGGATCAAGAAAGGAATATATTCACAATCATGTCATGCTACGGTTATTAAACCAGAATTTATATTAATCACGCCATGCACATGCCTATTCGTCATGCTAAAATAAACCCAAGTCACATGCTCGGGCTTGTCAAGTGAATTGTAGTGTGGATGGTTACATAAGTTTATTGGACCCATGTGGAGTCAAGATTATGGAGGACTTTGGGCTGCTTGGGGGCCTAAAAATCCAAGCTCATAACCCTTGTAGCCCACATAAGCAAGCATTGAGAGAGACCCCTTTCCttagcaattagtttacccatTTCCCTAGCAAGCTAACCAATCCAATTAGAAAGAAACCAAATCTTAGCTCTAAGCTCATTTGAAAGTTCAGCAAAACAGGCATTTAATGAAGACAAAGGTTGATTTCCTCTATCCAGCTCATGCAGAAGTTCAACACTTGAAAGCCATGAGGTGCGTTACCAAAAGTAGCACCCGTAGAAAGTTGACTCGAGAAAGCAGTGTCTTGGGAAGGCATGATGCAAGTTTCACAGGTTGGCAGCACCTAGCCATTTTGCACTGAAATAGAGGGTAGCAGAAGAACTAGGGAGAAAAGGGATTAAGAAACAAGTCATAACTAGATATTCCTTAAGAATGAATCATTCCTCACTTGATGAACTTCTAGCTTCCACACCTTCCACACCATGCCTCAGTTGATGAACTTCTATGCAAAATTGATGAACTTCTAGCTTCCACACTTTGCCTCACTTGAGCAAGCCATTATTTACTTAATCATACTAATTTTCAAGTCATTAATCTAACGGGGATATTTCCTAAGACAAGCTAACTCTTTCGAGATATTCCAGGACTTGGTACGAAACCAAACCAAGGGAGACAATGGACGTTCTCAAAGCCCAAGTCTGTCTTGACCTAAAAATCCCCCAACATAAATTGGCGACTTCACTGGGGACAAGTCACAATCTTTGATTCAATGGGTCCAAGGTCTAAAAGAAACACAACTAGGAGTGGCAACGCCTCATAGGCAGGCAAGGCTGCTtcctaactcaacaagtctcAACGCGAAAGCCAGCACTAGGAAGTCAGGAAAACCTGGACAAGTATACCATGCTAGACATCATTGCAGCGATCCATGCTTTCGGTGAAGCCCAAAAAGAGATTGTTGCATATGTGAAGGAGCTAAAAAACTCAATCCCAAAGCCAAGTGAGAAAGCCAGTGGCAAAGGCTGCACGCCTTGGGAAAAGATTTCCTAAGAAGAGTCAATTGTTGCTGCAGGCAAAGGTTCTAAAAATATGCCATCCTTTGTTACCCAAGAAAACGTTATTACCATGCTAGAAAAAGAGTTGGACATGAGTTCGAAAGACTAGAAGTATGTTCCTGAACCACCATACCCAGTTAGCCTTCTCtacatgtgataggagcatattcatgcgacttaaatagcttgttctcgtgcatttacgttatgtttctttagttattttagtactttaagctattttcgtgtgtttgtaggtccaaagggctaaaggagcaaaaagatgcattttggagacttttggagcacttttgggctaaggacggatagcttatgcttgaagccaaagtgttggacgaaattgaagacctaattaaagaccaaagtgttggaaccttgttccctttagttttaggacatttaaacctttcctttatccttagccgtgcataacattccaacattccacactatcacatatcatacaccacatatcacttatcacatatcattcaccacttatcatatcatacactcaatcacttatcacatatcacttatcacacaccacatatcacttatcacatatcacttaccacttatcattcaccatttatcattcaaccaactttgcacatgcattcatcataaccatgccgtgcatcccctttacatttcagccattccacttgcattcacatgcatttccaacctaatcactcacccatacaatctgccatcattccaaccaaaaccgtgcacatgctatcaccatgcattcacatgaacttgttcctccatcattccatcctttaattcactcacactcaccctaatcattcacatagctttaattcacatgcaaacacattgcattaccattcaccacagaaaaacaccatcattgccgagccacatttccactcacatccatttaattcacatgctttcacatgcattttcagattgcattccattcatttcaccctttaatcacatgcattccatctttgttccagcaacccacatgcacaatccactccacaaacatcccatgccgtgcacattcatacactaacacatgcatcttggcagatttcacatgcacacacatgcatttccagctcatCCACCACTTAGCCGTGCACAACCTATACCATTCCAGcattttcacatgctttcctagctgtcatgttccccccatttcatctataaataagcattcacaCTCCATTCATTCAGGCACAACAGAAATTgatcccttggggccgtgccaatccattccattcaaaccaatccattgcagaaatgtagacatcacaccacttgtgccgtgccttcccctacaaatccaaacaccatccttccatctccacaactcctcttccattcctccaccaaactatccctagaccttgtgctacaacgaagaggaagagaagagtgcctaaacgttcatacaattcaagtttgagttgttagaatgtttaggtgcttctttgatttctatgtttaatttcaatactctttgttttgtacgaatgaggcatggaagagaagagggcctaaacgttcatacaattcaagtttgagttgttggaatgtttaggtgtttctttgattctctttgttttgtaccatgaggaactaaacccccttggctagggggggattcgaaataaatgtttatgcttgcattttgatttgattacttctaattacgtttcataagttgtggattcaatttgtttaaccgtttgattgataacttatttatgtatgtttattgagagtgcacgcttaattttcatgcatgaatatgacgctagaatataagtgagtttcacctaatcgttatgaacttatattcacaagtagtggaggttgcttataaacaatcgcgttaaatgaattcttggcacgagtttcatgctcatcatagtaacaaatgcctcgtcaacacttatagttttcataatgcttaatgatctttgattgtatctttattgtgctgttcacgtaaaggacttttggagaatgttgtgaattgcgttgcgctaacccatccaattcattaacttaaggaaaacttgacggttaatttaagcggacctaattaacccggggtgatgagtttaataatttattgaaatgcaattggaaatctttttattatgtaagtgtaacatgtgtggagaagaaccccttagccattctatcatccattcattccattccatcaaattcgttttacaatctgtttagtttattacttgttttgttatttcaattttcgtataaatctaaatccccctttactttattgtccaatttagttagaaagtatcttagtttgtgtttttaagagttttgattcaatttatttcccaatttcgtccaaattcaccaaagtgctcaaaactgcccagaaagtgtttttaaggcagttttgagtgttttgggtgatgtttgagtcttttggtttgttttagtgttttaaagtttggttttacattctttgagtctactttagtgttttatattgtgtttttatgtttttgagtcaaacccaagtgattaacaatccctcctaatccccggtctagaacgatccctacttatacatatactataatttgacgaaaagagggtttaatttatgtgcgcataaatcacgcaccaaattttggcgccgttgccggggattagaaaatttgctaatcccttggattgttttattttcgtttgtttttattttattccagtttcttaatcttgttttgtttcttgttctaggtactagtttatgactcggagttctcatctgattcgtgaacatatcctggagtgattgggttcttcgtccggctgcaagacgtaaaagaaagcgctacttaggaggcaacccaatgcattttgaaaaaaaaaaaaaaaaaaaacatggcagaacgatggaggctttacaaaggttgtttacttaaagacccactacgtggcaaaactcttgaagcggaaggcatcgagatggaaggcatcggggcagaagacataggagcggaaggcatcggagctggaggcatcgaagatagagcattcgaggcctcaatacttggccaaacgctggatgatccaggaaaaaggtacctctggaggaaagacgaaaacctttgacggtcactttgaatccgaccttcagactcttgcagttcatcaagcttcctcttcatgcccgtcgaatagttgttggcaagcacgtgcaaacttctattctcatgcttaagcagtttgatctcctgcttaagactttccacctctg contains the following coding sequences:
- the LOC137743618 gene encoding uncharacterized protein isoform X2, which produces MRNLKIGSGNEFLNTKVGAFTFNARSLNSAPGLDKGGFVFGNGNKKNPSIDESIVSKLPKDMRKLNIEGAEKRESVEAGKDQKFNFNANDKTKFGSGSIDNVLGSLGQNVEPELPNELKKRLNIKETVQLDRSTDRPSADDVNKFAFGNSKKDSYSLAGTSENVLPDKMKNLNIKDTFDGRKDLAMATERLDINEVDATNREAKEGSFEYRHDGSADAEGTLEGSMSEVETESFKSTAEELDFNGDNSHTWAETEASSGSYLESHDTDGRIHIGFLCCLFCCSKSSICIKTPPEKRKF
- the LOC137743618 gene encoding uncharacterized protein isoform X1; its protein translation is MRNLKIGSGNEFLNTKVGAFTFNARSLNSAPGLDKGGFVFGNGNKKNPSIDESIVSKLPKDMRKLNIEGAEKRESVEAGKDQKFNFNANDKTKFGSGSIDNVLGSLGQNVEPELPNELKKRLNIKETVQLDRSTDRPSADDVNKFAFGNSKKDSYSLAGTSENVLPDKMKNLNIKDTFDGRKGTLLSFNLPNNNLVTCSVPTVSNNLILIDVDLAMATERLDINEVDATNREAKEGSFEYRHDGSADAEGTLEGSMSEVETESFKSTAEELDFNGDNSHTWAETEASSGSYLESHDTDGRIHIGFLCCLFCCSKSSICIKTPPEKRKF